A window of the Microbispora sp. ZYX-F-249 genome harbors these coding sequences:
- a CDS encoding glycoside hydrolase family 18 protein, giving the protein MRRTLAMAVAATLTAGLAPSAAQATTGGGDRYKRVAYFIQWGIYGRNFHVKDVDVSGAAGKLTHLNYAFGFVGPEGTCYSADPWADWQRPVPADQSVDGLADADDEPLKGNLGQLKKLKARHPGLKVLISLGGWTGSKYFSDAVLTPESRAKLAASCVGLWLKGDLPGLPPGTAAGVFDGIDLDWEWPGSAGNDGNVIRPEDKQNFTLFLAELRRQMKAHDRRAELTAFLPAAAAKIDAGFEVRKVFDQLDFATVQGYDLHGTWENRTGHQANLLTDRRDPNEVKFSVDQTVRDYTGRGAPARKIVIGVPAYGQGWTGVTSGGNGLYATATGPAPGTWAAGNEDYKNLVNKPGKRYRDLLTGTLWLYDGNEFWSYDDPAVMLEKAAYIRLKGLGGSMLWSIDQDDARASLTTALYSILR; this is encoded by the coding sequence ATGAGAAGGACCCTCGCCATGGCGGTCGCCGCCACCCTGACGGCCGGACTCGCGCCGTCGGCGGCCCAGGCCACCACCGGCGGCGGGGATCGCTACAAGCGGGTGGCCTACTTCATCCAATGGGGCATCTACGGGCGGAACTTCCACGTGAAGGATGTGGACGTCAGTGGTGCGGCCGGGAAGCTGACCCACCTCAACTACGCCTTCGGGTTCGTCGGACCGGAGGGCACCTGCTACTCCGCCGACCCCTGGGCCGACTGGCAGCGTCCCGTGCCCGCCGACCAAAGCGTCGACGGCCTCGCCGACGCCGACGACGAGCCGCTCAAGGGCAACCTCGGACAGCTCAAGAAACTCAAGGCCCGCCACCCCGGCCTCAAGGTCCTCATCTCCCTCGGCGGCTGGACCGGCTCGAAGTACTTCTCCGACGCCGTCCTCACCCCCGAATCCCGCGCCAAGCTCGCCGCCTCCTGCGTCGGCCTGTGGCTCAAGGGCGACCTGCCCGGCCTGCCCCCCGGCACCGCCGCCGGCGTCTTCGACGGCATCGACCTCGACTGGGAGTGGCCCGGCTCGGCCGGCAACGACGGCAACGTCATCCGCCCCGAGGACAAGCAGAACTTCACCCTGTTCCTGGCCGAACTGCGCCGCCAGATGAAGGCCCACGACCGGCGGGCCGAACTCACCGCCTTCCTCCCCGCCGCCGCCGCCAAGATCGACGCAGGCTTCGAGGTCCGCAAGGTGTTCGACCAGCTCGACTTCGCCACCGTCCAGGGCTACGACCTGCACGGAACCTGGGAGAACCGCACCGGCCACCAGGCCAACCTGCTCACCGACCGCCGCGACCCCAACGAGGTGAAGTTCAGCGTCGACCAGACCGTACGCGACTACACCGGACGCGGCGCCCCCGCCCGAAAAATCGTCATCGGCGTCCCCGCCTACGGCCAGGGCTGGACCGGCGTGACCTCCGGCGGCAACGGCCTGTACGCCACCGCCACCGGCCCCGCCCCCGGCACCTGGGCCGCCGGCAACGAGGACTACAAGAACCTCGTCAACAAGCCCGGCAAGCGCTACCGCGACCTGCTCACCGGCACCCTGTGGCTCTACGACGGCAACGAGTTCTGGTCCTACGACGACCCCGCCGTCATGCTGGAGAAAGCCGCCTACATCCGCCTCAAGGGCCTCGGCGGCTCCATGCTCTGGTCCATCGACCAGGACGACGCCAGAGCCTCCCTCACCACCGCCCTCTACTCCATCCTCCGCTGA
- a CDS encoding Ig-like domain-containing protein, which produces MIRFSYPNEPDPQTPQEWEDLKNDPERSRVYPDLPQTEAVSWEKLQELRENTDATFTVDSADLLARALPGDEPDPSESSDGQPPTVVATGPEPGETGVPIDEGAWAVFSKPVSGGQLRLEGPDGTTVPGTSTAQNDDILTFDPDEPLAANTQYTAEVSAARDAAGNEMALPYVWSFATGGTTSTPDPAPPSAADAPIRRREA; this is translated from the coding sequence GTGATCAGATTCTCCTACCCCAACGAGCCGGATCCGCAGACACCACAGGAGTGGGAGGACCTGAAGAACGACCCCGAGCGCTCCCGCGTCTATCCGGATTTGCCGCAGACCGAGGCAGTGTCCTGGGAGAAGCTCCAGGAGTTGAGGGAGAACACCGACGCCACCTTCACCGTCGACAGCGCCGACCTGCTAGCCAGAGCCCTACCAGGGGACGAACCTGATCCGTCCGAATCGTCGGACGGCCAGCCGCCGACGGTGGTGGCAACCGGCCCGGAGCCCGGAGAAACGGGAGTGCCCATTGACGAGGGCGCGTGGGCGGTGTTCAGCAAACCTGTGAGCGGCGGGCAGCTTCGCCTGGAGGGCCCGGACGGCACGACGGTGCCTGGAACTTCGACCGCGCAAAACGACGACATACTGACCTTCGATCCGGATGAACCGCTTGCCGCCAACACTCAGTACACCGCGGAAGTCTCCGCTGCCAGGGACGCGGCAGGCAACGAGATGGCCCTCCCGTACGTCTGGTCGTTCGCCACGGGCGGGACGACATCGACCCCGGACCCTGCCCCGCCGTCGGCAGCCGACGCCCCGATCCGCCGGCGTGAGGCGTGA
- a CDS encoding MOSC domain-containing protein yields the protein MHILSVNVGRAVDAEWAGELRRTAIDKRKAEGRVAVRDNGLEGDERADVAHHGHPDQAVYAYAREDYDWWEPRMGRDLRDGQFGENLTTSGADVNGAVLGERWRVGTAVLQVTYPRIPCVVFRNWLDERGWVKRFTESGRPGAYFRVVERGELGAGDEIEVLDRPSDGVTIAEAFRAYHGDRDLMRRVLAVPGRSVKWDTVAERVLGSRSGVAVS from the coding sequence ATGCACATCCTCTCTGTGAACGTGGGCAGGGCCGTCGACGCCGAGTGGGCCGGAGAACTTCGGCGCACCGCCATCGACAAGCGGAAGGCCGAGGGCCGCGTCGCCGTACGCGACAACGGCCTGGAGGGCGACGAGCGCGCCGACGTGGCCCACCACGGTCACCCCGACCAGGCGGTGTACGCGTACGCGCGGGAGGACTACGACTGGTGGGAGCCGCGCATGGGCCGGGACCTGCGTGACGGCCAGTTCGGGGAGAACCTCACGACGTCCGGGGCCGACGTGAACGGCGCGGTCCTCGGTGAGCGGTGGCGGGTCGGCACGGCCGTCCTGCAGGTCACCTACCCCCGCATCCCGTGCGTGGTGTTCCGCAACTGGCTGGACGAGCGCGGCTGGGTGAAGCGCTTCACCGAGAGCGGCCGCCCCGGGGCGTACTTCCGGGTGGTCGAGCGGGGCGAGCTCGGCGCGGGCGACGAGATCGAGGTGCTCGACCGGCCCTCGGACGGGGTGACGATCGCCGAGGCGTTCCGGGCCTACCACGGCGACAGAGACCTGATGCGGCGGGTCCTCGCCGTCCCCGGCCGCAGCGTCAAGTGGGACACGGTCGCCGAACGCGTCCTCGGCAGCCGCAGCGGCGTGGCCGTGTCCTGA
- the lepA gene encoding translation elongation factor 4 → MRTQPGQTDPALIRNFCIIAHIDHGKSTLADRMLQITGVVDDRSMRAQYLDRMDIERERGITIKSQAVRLPWNGHVLNMIDTPGHVDFTYEVSRSLEACEGAILLVDAAQGIEAQTLANLYLAMNADLHIIPVLNKIDLPAAQPDKYAEEIAGLIGCDPGDVLRVSGKTGVGVKELLDHVVEHIPAPVGNADVPARALIFDSVYDTYRGVVTYVRVVDGHLSKRERVLMMSTGAQHELLEIGVISPEPMPSDQGLGVGEVGYLITGVKDVRQSRVGDTVTNAAKPAAEALGGYEHPKPMVYSGLYPIDGDDYPELREALDKLRLNDAALVYEPETSAALGFGFRCGFLGLLHMEIVRERLEREFNLSLISTSPNVIYRVIMEDGNEHVVTNPSEFPAGKIGQIFEPVVKATVLAPSEFIGAIMELCQGRRGQLQGMDYLSEDRVEIRYTLPLGEIIFDFFDQLKSKTRGYASLDYEPSGEQEADLVKVDILLQGETVDAFSAIVHRDKAYAYGVEMAKKLKELIPRQQFEVPIQAAIGARVIARENIRAIRKDVLAKCYGGDISRKRKLLEKQKEGKKRMKMVGRVEVPQEAFVAALSSEAPDKNKK, encoded by the coding sequence GTGCGCACTCAGCCTGGCCAGACCGACCCCGCGTTGATCCGCAACTTCTGCATCATCGCGCACATCGACCATGGCAAGTCGACCCTCGCCGACCGCATGCTGCAGATCACCGGCGTGGTGGACGACAGGTCGATGCGTGCGCAGTATCTCGACCGCATGGACATCGAGCGGGAACGGGGCATCACCATCAAGTCGCAGGCCGTGCGGCTTCCGTGGAACGGCCACGTCCTCAACATGATCGACACGCCGGGTCACGTGGACTTCACCTACGAGGTGTCCCGGTCGCTCGAGGCGTGCGAGGGCGCGATCCTGCTCGTGGACGCCGCCCAGGGCATCGAGGCGCAGACGCTGGCGAACCTCTACCTGGCCATGAACGCCGACCTCCACATCATCCCGGTGCTCAACAAGATCGACCTGCCCGCCGCGCAGCCGGACAAGTACGCCGAGGAGATCGCGGGCCTGATCGGCTGCGACCCCGGCGACGTGCTGCGTGTGTCCGGCAAGACCGGCGTCGGCGTCAAGGAGCTGCTCGACCACGTCGTGGAGCACATCCCGGCGCCCGTCGGCAACGCCGACGTCCCCGCCCGGGCGCTGATCTTCGACTCCGTGTACGACACCTACCGGGGCGTCGTGACGTACGTCAGGGTGGTGGACGGGCACCTGTCCAAGCGCGAGCGCGTGCTGATGATGTCCACGGGCGCCCAGCACGAACTGCTGGAGATCGGCGTCATCTCACCGGAGCCCATGCCGTCCGATCAGGGGCTCGGCGTCGGCGAGGTGGGCTACCTGATCACCGGCGTGAAGGACGTTCGCCAGAGCCGGGTCGGTGACACGGTCACCAACGCGGCCAAGCCCGCCGCGGAGGCCCTGGGCGGATACGAGCACCCCAAGCCGATGGTCTACTCCGGGCTCTATCCCATCGACGGCGACGACTACCCCGAGCTGCGCGAGGCCCTCGACAAGCTCCGGCTGAACGACGCCGCCCTCGTGTACGAGCCGGAGACCTCGGCGGCCCTCGGCTTCGGCTTCCGCTGCGGTTTCCTCGGGCTGCTGCACATGGAGATCGTCCGTGAGCGGCTGGAGCGCGAGTTCAACCTGTCGCTGATCTCGACCTCGCCCAACGTCATCTACCGGGTGATCATGGAGGACGGCAACGAGCACGTCGTCACCAACCCGTCGGAGTTCCCGGCCGGCAAGATCGGCCAGATCTTCGAGCCGGTGGTGAAGGCCACGGTGCTCGCCCCGTCCGAGTTCATCGGCGCGATCATGGAGCTGTGCCAGGGCCGCCGCGGGCAGCTCCAGGGCATGGACTACCTGTCGGAGGACCGGGTCGAGATCCGCTACACGCTCCCGCTCGGCGAGATCATCTTCGACTTCTTCGACCAGCTCAAGTCGAAGACCCGTGGGTACGCCTCGCTCGACTACGAGCCGTCCGGGGAGCAGGAGGCCGACCTGGTCAAGGTGGACATCCTGCTGCAGGGCGAGACCGTGGACGCGTTCAGCGCGATCGTCCACCGCGACAAGGCGTACGCCTACGGGGTGGAGATGGCCAAGAAGCTCAAGGAGCTCATCCCGAGGCAGCAGTTCGAGGTGCCCATCCAGGCCGCGATCGGCGCCCGCGTCATCGCCCGCGAGAACATCCGCGCCATCCGCAAGGACGTCCTCGCCAAGTGCTACGGCGGTGACATCAGCCGTAAGCGCAAGCTGCTGGAGAAGCAGAAGGAAGGCAAGAAGCGGATGAAGATGGTCGGCCGGGTGGAGGTCCCCCAGGAGGCCTTCGTCGCCGCCCTCTCCTCCGAGGCGCCGGACAAGAACAAGAAGTAA
- the rpsT gene encoding 30S ribosomal protein S20 — MANIKSQIKRNRQNEKRRLRNKAVKSSLKTAVRKFREAADQGNVDDALVALKAASRQLDKAVSKGVIHKNQAANRKSAIAKRAAALQAAK, encoded by the coding sequence GTGGCGAACATCAAGTCCCAGATCAAGCGCAACCGGCAGAACGAGAAGCGCCGGCTGCGTAACAAGGCCGTCAAGTCGTCCCTGAAGACCGCGGTTCGCAAGTTCCGCGAGGCCGCCGACCAGGGCAACGTCGACGACGCCCTCGTCGCGCTCAAGGCCGCGTCCCGGCAGCTCGACAAGGCTGTCAGCAAGGGCGTCATTCACAAGAACCAGGCTGCCAACCGGAAGTCGGCGATCGCCAAGCGCGCCGCCGCCCTGCAGGCCGCCAAGTAA
- a CDS encoding MFS transporter has product MIARLIAGRTVAALATALIPTGLTLAVIRVTGSALDLGVVLAAEMLPMLLLLPIGGVMADRFAPRRVILVADLVRCAAQVTLGALLLLGHPGVAVMAALAALTGAAVAFGVPAVSPLVAGVVPAERRLRVNAHVGVAGGLAQITGPALAGGLTLWLGPGWSFLLTGVLFAGSAVTLGGLVTAPRPATRRDRFLGELREGWREARRHRWFLVSVAGHGVWHLGAGVLLTLGPVIAVRSLGGEAVWVVVAQAGTAATLLGVFVAPRLPIRRPLAVAAVGAAVYACPLVAFAFPAPTPIVTAAYVVAMAGVGMLTPLWETVVQQRVEPHALGRVDSFDVLISYAARPLGLAVAAPLAAWAGAAVPLLVSAALVAAVNLAVLALPEVRRRTTQETTPVPV; this is encoded by the coding sequence ATGATTGCACGTCTGATCGCGGGGCGGACGGTCGCGGCGCTCGCCACCGCCCTCATTCCCACCGGTCTCACCCTCGCCGTCATCAGGGTGACCGGCTCCGCCCTCGATCTTGGCGTAGTCCTCGCCGCCGAGATGCTGCCCATGCTCCTGTTGCTCCCCATCGGGGGAGTCATGGCGGACCGCTTCGCGCCGAGGCGGGTGATCCTCGTGGCCGACCTGGTCCGCTGCGCCGCCCAGGTGACGCTGGGAGCACTGCTCCTTCTCGGGCATCCGGGCGTCGCGGTGATGGCGGCGCTCGCGGCGCTCACCGGAGCCGCGGTGGCCTTCGGCGTTCCGGCGGTGTCACCGCTGGTCGCCGGGGTGGTTCCGGCCGAGCGCCGGCTGCGGGTCAACGCCCACGTCGGTGTGGCGGGCGGCCTCGCCCAGATCACCGGCCCCGCGCTCGCCGGAGGCCTGACGCTGTGGCTCGGGCCGGGCTGGTCCTTCCTGCTGACCGGGGTCCTGTTCGCCGGGTCCGCGGTCACGCTGGGCGGCCTGGTCACGGCGCCCCGCCCGGCGACCCGTCGCGACCGCTTCCTCGGCGAGCTGAGAGAAGGATGGCGAGAGGCGAGGCGGCACCGATGGTTCCTGGTCAGCGTGGCCGGGCACGGCGTCTGGCATCTCGGGGCGGGCGTCCTGCTGACCCTCGGCCCGGTGATCGCCGTGCGGAGCCTGGGCGGAGAGGCCGTCTGGGTGGTCGTCGCGCAGGCGGGAACCGCGGCGACCCTGCTCGGCGTCTTCGTGGCGCCCAGGTTGCCGATCCGGCGGCCCCTCGCCGTGGCGGCGGTCGGGGCGGCGGTCTACGCGTGCCCGCTCGTCGCCTTCGCTTTCCCCGCGCCGACCCCGATCGTCACCGCCGCGTACGTCGTGGCGATGGCGGGGGTGGGGATGCTGACGCCTTTGTGGGAGACGGTGGTGCAGCAGCGGGTGGAGCCGCACGCGCTCGGCAGGGTGGACTCGTTCGACGTGCTCATCTCCTACGCGGCGCGGCCGCTCGGGCTCGCCGTCGCCGCGCCGCTGGCCGCCTGGGCGGGAGCCGCGGTTCCGCTGCTCGTGTCGGCGGCTCTGGTGGCCGCGGTCAACCTGGCGGTGCTCGCCCTGCCCGAAGTCAGACGGCGTACGACGCAGGAGACCACGCCGGTGCCGGTCTGA
- a CDS encoding MarR family winged helix-turn-helix transcriptional regulator, which yields MDDSVDRHIARWRGKAPFDERVEAIVTRMQFLVKHLAQAKDTALAAVGLQDFEYETLHWLGARGEAGRATPTELAAELRVSPAGMTGRLDTLEKAGLVRRIRSEEDRRRVDVELTSEGRALWLRAMDLRGEVEDEMVGVLPPDDQDALAALLKRMLLHVEHPGRS from the coding sequence ATGGACGACTCGGTGGACCGGCACATCGCGCGCTGGCGCGGGAAGGCGCCCTTCGACGAGCGCGTGGAGGCCATCGTCACGCGGATGCAGTTCCTGGTGAAGCACCTGGCCCAGGCGAAGGACACCGCGCTGGCCGCGGTGGGCCTGCAGGACTTCGAGTACGAGACCCTTCACTGGCTCGGCGCCCGGGGGGAAGCCGGCCGGGCCACCCCGACGGAACTCGCCGCCGAGTTGCGGGTGTCCCCCGCCGGTATGACGGGACGCCTGGACACCCTGGAAAAGGCGGGGCTCGTCCGGCGTATCCGCAGCGAGGAGGACCGCCGCAGGGTGGATGTGGAGTTGACGAGCGAGGGCCGCGCGCTCTGGCTCAGGGCGATGGACCTGCGCGGCGAGGTCGAGGACGAGATGGTGGGCGTGCTGCCGCCGGACGATCAGGACGCCCTCGCGGCGCTGCTCAAGAGGATGCTGCTGCACGTGGAGCACCCCGGCCGATCCTGA
- the holA gene encoding DNA polymerase III subunit delta encodes MANPAPVTLVIGDEEFLADRAVGSIVAAVRAEDPGAEVHDLQGSKVQPGELTGLASPSLFGDRSVIVIRGAQDLTKDVIAEIVKYAAHPADDTVLVLAHPGGVKGKALVDGVKKAGADVVTVAKPTKAGERLDFIKAEVRRAGRSIAPAAAQALLDAVGSDLRELAAACGQLAFDTEAKNIDEAAVAKYYRGRAEVSGFTIADLAIEGRLGEALEQVRWALATGVAPVLIVSALAGGLRSLAKVGGAPRNLRGGQLASHVGMPPWKIDRVKRQLGGWGPEGISAALQAVATTDEQVKGGGTDPAYALEKAIHTIVASRSSR; translated from the coding sequence ATGGCGAACCCAGCACCCGTGACCCTGGTCATCGGCGACGAGGAGTTCCTGGCCGATCGTGCCGTGGGCTCCATCGTGGCGGCGGTCCGCGCCGAAGATCCGGGGGCGGAAGTGCACGACCTCCAGGGGAGCAAGGTGCAGCCGGGAGAGCTGACCGGGCTCGCCTCGCCCTCCTTGTTCGGTGACCGGTCGGTCATCGTGATCCGCGGGGCGCAGGACCTCACGAAGGACGTCATCGCCGAGATCGTCAAATACGCCGCCCACCCGGCCGACGACACCGTGCTCGTGCTGGCCCACCCGGGCGGCGTCAAGGGGAAGGCCCTGGTGGACGGGGTGAAGAAGGCGGGCGCCGACGTCGTCACGGTGGCCAAGCCGACCAAGGCGGGAGAGCGGCTCGACTTCATCAAGGCCGAGGTCCGCAGAGCGGGCCGCTCGATCGCGCCGGCCGCCGCCCAGGCGCTGCTCGACGCCGTGGGCAGCGATCTGCGCGAGCTGGCGGCCGCCTGCGGCCAGCTCGCCTTCGACACCGAGGCCAAGAACATCGACGAGGCGGCGGTCGCGAAGTACTACCGGGGACGCGCCGAGGTCAGCGGCTTCACGATCGCCGACCTGGCGATCGAGGGCCGGTTGGGCGAGGCGCTGGAACAGGTGCGGTGGGCGCTCGCCACGGGCGTGGCCCCGGTGCTGATCGTCAGCGCGCTGGCGGGGGGTCTGCGCTCGCTGGCCAAGGTGGGCGGGGCACCCCGCAACCTGCGCGGCGGCCAGCTCGCGAGCCATGTGGGCATGCCGCCCTGGAAGATCGACCGGGTCAAGCGTCAGCTCGGCGGCTGGGGGCCGGAGGGCATCTCCGCCGCCCTGCAGGCCGTGGCCACCACCGACGAGCAGGTCAAGGGTGGCGGCACCGACCCGGCGTACGCGCTGGAGAAGGCGATCCACACGATCGTGGCCAGTCGCAGCAGCCGCTGA
- a CDS encoding ComEC/Rec2 family competence protein — MAAWLTALVVLGCSAVAGAAVALTAAVAGAVTWAATRRRAQVADPKRAPAGDPPAAVGAKRAGQAAGHRLREEQRATGGAAARVAMAVLAAVAVTAAVAAFTVLRVTTGPVPDLAGRGATVTAEAEISDDPRIRPHQGGVARRETAVVRARLLLVSAARERYAVDVPVVLLGPAEGWRPLLPSQRVRVRGRLSPAEQGEPVAAVMLVRGVPEPIGAPSALQRAAGALRAGLREASDVLPDDQRGLLPGLVVGDVSRLDEEVRLDLATAGLGHLTAVSGTNLAIVAGAVLVLGRLAGLPLALRAAVAVVAMVAFSIVARPSPSVLRALVMGTVAAVALGTGRTRDGVAALSATVLGLVVFDPGLARQWGFALSVFATGGILVLAPRWRDRLAARRVPRLLAEALAVTAAAQAAVTPLLVLMSGRLDLAAIPANLLAEPAVAPATVLGFGAAVIAPVSMDLARLLVRPAGWAVGWIIAVAQRAADLPFASAEWFGGVAGIAALAAAVVAGRLVLRGRARRRLAAALAAGALLAALVAVPVVSPWPPPGWLLVVCDVGQGDAMALAAGPGRAVVVDAGPQPGPTDRCLRALGVRQVPLVVLTHPHLDHVGGLPGVLRRRAVGAVVVSPGRVPEGEAGRVSARLRAARVPEWQAVPGMRWRFGPSEITVLAPEAGAQTPGRGEGSTANNASVVLLVRWSARPDAQEEGGTRKAEGAGGAPLGAALLAGDLETEAQEALVRRGLPRVEVLKVPHHGSPRQSPAFLAATGARAALISVGAVNDYGHPASLTLRRLRWLGMRPYRTDLSGDIAVVAAHNRLAVVVRGR; from the coding sequence TTGGCTGCCTGGCTCACCGCGCTCGTGGTGCTGGGCTGCTCCGCCGTCGCCGGGGCCGCCGTGGCGCTGACCGCGGCTGTCGCCGGCGCCGTCACGTGGGCGGCGACGCGGCGCCGCGCGCAGGTGGCGGATCCCAAGCGGGCTCCGGCAGGAGATCCCCCTGCCGCCGTGGGTGCGAAACGGGCGGGTCAGGCAGCCGGGCACCGCTTGCGAGAGGAGCAGCGGGCGACGGGCGGCGCCGCCGCCAGGGTCGCGATGGCGGTGCTCGCGGCCGTGGCCGTGACGGCCGCGGTCGCGGCGTTCACGGTCCTCAGGGTGACGACGGGACCCGTGCCGGATTTGGCCGGCCGGGGCGCCACGGTGACCGCCGAGGCGGAGATCAGCGACGACCCGCGCATCCGGCCACACCAGGGCGGGGTGGCCCGGCGGGAGACGGCGGTCGTCCGGGCCCGGCTGCTGCTGGTGTCGGCCGCGCGGGAGCGATACGCCGTGGACGTGCCCGTCGTGCTGCTCGGTCCCGCCGAAGGATGGCGTCCGCTGCTGCCCAGTCAGCGGGTCAGGGTGCGCGGGCGGTTGAGCCCGGCCGAGCAGGGCGAGCCGGTCGCGGCGGTGATGCTCGTCCGGGGGGTGCCCGAGCCGATCGGTGCGCCCTCAGCGTTGCAGCGGGCCGCCGGAGCGCTGCGCGCCGGTCTGCGTGAGGCGAGCGACGTGCTGCCGGACGACCAGCGCGGTCTGCTGCCCGGCCTGGTCGTCGGCGACGTGTCGCGCCTGGACGAGGAGGTGCGGCTCGACCTGGCGACGGCGGGGCTCGGCCACCTCACCGCCGTATCGGGCACCAATCTGGCGATCGTGGCGGGCGCGGTGCTGGTGCTCGGCCGTCTCGCCGGCCTGCCCCTGGCCCTGCGGGCCGCCGTCGCGGTCGTCGCGATGGTCGCGTTCTCGATCGTGGCCAGACCGTCGCCGAGCGTGCTGCGCGCTCTCGTCATGGGAACGGTCGCCGCCGTGGCCCTCGGCACGGGGCGCACCCGGGACGGCGTCGCCGCCCTGTCGGCGACCGTGCTCGGACTGGTGGTGTTCGATCCCGGGCTGGCCCGGCAGTGGGGCTTCGCGCTGTCGGTGTTCGCGACCGGCGGCATCCTGGTGCTCGCGCCCCGGTGGCGTGACCGCCTGGCGGCGCGCCGGGTGCCCCGCCTGCTCGCCGAGGCCCTGGCCGTGACCGCCGCGGCGCAGGCGGCGGTCACGCCCCTGCTGGTGCTGATGTCCGGGCGCCTCGACCTGGCCGCGATCCCGGCCAACCTGCTCGCGGAGCCCGCGGTGGCGCCCGCGACCGTGCTGGGTTTCGGGGCCGCCGTGATCGCCCCGGTGAGCATGGACCTGGCCCGGCTGCTGGTGCGTCCCGCGGGCTGGGCCGTCGGCTGGATCATCGCCGTGGCACAGCGAGCCGCGGACCTCCCCTTCGCCTCGGCGGAGTGGTTCGGGGGAGTGGCGGGCATCGCCGCGCTCGCGGCGGCGGTCGTCGCGGGCCGGCTCGTCCTGCGGGGCCGGGCGCGCAGGCGACTGGCGGCGGCACTCGCGGCGGGAGCGTTGCTCGCCGCCCTCGTGGCCGTGCCGGTGGTGTCGCCCTGGCCGCCGCCGGGATGGCTCCTGGTCGTCTGCGACGTCGGCCAAGGGGACGCCATGGCACTCGCGGCCGGTCCCGGCCGGGCGGTGGTGGTCGACGCCGGGCCGCAGCCGGGCCCCACCGACCGGTGTCTGCGCGCTCTCGGAGTGCGGCAGGTGCCGCTCGTCGTCCTCACGCACCCCCACCTCGACCACGTCGGCGGACTGCCGGGAGTGCTGCGCCGTCGCGCGGTGGGGGCGGTGGTCGTGAGCCCGGGCCGCGTACCGGAGGGCGAGGCCGGCCGCGTCTCCGCGCGGCTGAGGGCGGCCCGCGTCCCGGAATGGCAGGCCGTTCCGGGGATGCGGTGGCGGTTCGGGCCAAGTGAGATCACCGTGCTCGCCCCCGAGGCCGGTGCGCAGACCCCGGGCAGGGGCGAGGGATCGACGGCCAACAACGCCAGCGTCGTGCTGCTGGTCCGCTGGTCCGCGCGGCCCGACGCCCAGGAGGAGGGCGGAACGCGGAAAGCAGAGGGAGCAGGCGGCGCGCCCCTGGGTGCGGCCCTGCTCGCCGGAGACCTGGAGACGGAGGCACAGGAGGCACTGGTGCGGCGCGGCCTGCCACGGGTCGAGGTGCTGAAGGTCCCCCATCACGGGTCGCCCAGGCAGTCGCCGGCCTTCCTCGCCGCCACGGGCGCGCGGGCCGCCCTGATCAGCGTCGGCGCGGTCAACGACTACGGGCATCCCGCTTCGCTGACGCTGCGGCGCCTGCGCTGGCTCGGCATGCGGCCCTACCGCACCGACCTGTCCGGGGACATCGCCGTCGTCGCCGCCCACAACCGTCTCGCCGTGGTCGTACGAGGCAGATGA